The sequence TCACAAGCTTCTATTCTTGCCTTAGGTATCATGCCTTATATTTCTGCTTCTATCTTTATGCAATTGATGACCATTCTGGTTCCGCAATTACAAAAGGTTCAGAAAGAAGGAGAGAGTGGTCGCAAAAAAATCAATCAGTGGACCAGATACTTAACAGTATTGGTTACTTTATTCCAGGCAGGTGCTTATGTTGCATACCTTAATAGCCCCGGTTATGCAGAAGCTATCTTACCAGCTTATAAGCCTTTCTTCTGGTTCTCAACTGTTGTTACATTAACTGCAGGTACTTTATTCGTGATGTGGTTAGGTGAAAGAATTCAAGACAAGGGATTAGGTAATGGTACTTCTATCATCATCATGGTTGGTATCCTTGCCCGTTTACCTCAGAGCATTATACAGGAATTTGGAGCGAAAGGTGTTAGCGGTGGCGGTGGATTATTAATCTTCCTTATTGAAATGGCTGTTTTGGTTTCAATAATCATGGGTTTAATTATCTTGGTTCAGGGTGTTAGAAAAATACCTGTTAACTATGCTAAGCAAATCATTGGTAGCAGACAATTTGGTGGAGCTCGTCAGTTTTTACCTGTAAAGGTGAACAGTGCTGGTGTTATGCCTATCATTTTTGCACAAGCAATCATGTTCTTGCCTACATTGGTTTCTTTTACCAATTTAGATTCAGCTTCTGGTATTGTAAAAATCTTTAACGATCATAGCAATGCCTGGTATATGTTGATTTACTCTGTAATGGTAATTGGGTTTACTTTCCTTTACACAGCATTAATTTTTAACCCTAAGCAAATTGCAGAGGATTTAAAACGCAATAACGGTTTTGTTCCCGGTGTTAAACCAGGACAACCTACTGCAGATTATATTGGCGCAATCATGGATAAAATTACTTTACCTGGTGCTATTTTCTTAGCATTGGTTGGTATATTACCCGGTTTTGCTCAGCGTCTGGGTGTAACGCAAGGTTTCAGTACCTTCTTTGGTGGAACTTCTTTATTGATTATGGTAGGTGTTGTTTTAGATACCCTACAGCAAATTGAAACCTATTTGTTGATGCGTCAGTATGATGGCTTAATGAATAGTGGAAGAGTTCAGGGAAGACAGGGTGTAACCAGTTCTACCATCTAGTATCAAATAAAATAACGAACTTTGTAAACCTGTTTGGCTTTGCTAAACAGGTTTGCTTTTTAATAACAATGACTAGAAGAAATAAAGAGATGATTATATATAAAACGGATGCTGAAATTGCTTTGATGAAAGAAGCTGCTGTTTTGGTCAGTAAAACGCTGGCTGAAGTTGCCAAAGTATTGAAGCCAGGAATGACAACCCTTGAAATAGATAAGCTCTGTGCCAATTTTATTCAAAAACACAATGCTACTTCCTCTTTTTTAAATTACAGAGGCTATCCTTTCACCATTTGTGCTTCTGTGAATGATGTGGTTGTTCATGGATTTCCGAATGATACACCTTTACAAAACGGTGATATTGTTTCTATTGACATGGGTGTTATTTTAAACGGATGGCATGGTGATCATGCCTATACTTTTATAATCGGTGACGCAGATCCTGCAGCAATTGAACTCGTTAAGATTACCAAAGAGTCTTTGTATAAAGGAATCGAAAAGGCAATTGTAAATAATAGAATTGGGGATATTGCGTATGCAATTCAAGAGCATACTGAAATTAAGCACGGATATGGTGTTGTGAGAGAATTGGTAGGGCATGGTCTAGGAAGAAGCTTACACGAAGATCCACAGATGCCCAATTATGGCAAAAGAGGTTCTGGTCCCAAATTGAAAGAGAATCTTGTATTGGCCATTGAGCCTATGATTAATATGGGTAGCAGAGAAGTATATACTGAGGAAGATGGTTGGACAATTAAAACAAGAGATGGAAAACCTTCTGTTCATTTTGAACACGATGTTTGCATAAAGAGAAATAAAGCTTTAATTCTTTCTGACTATAGTATAATTGAAGCAGAAGAAAAAGCCAATCCGCATTTGAACTCCAGTTATTATTAGTATTTAAATTTTTAAATGAAAAAGCTGGTTGTAGTTGGAGGAGGAGCAGCAGGATTCTTTTGCGCAGTGAATGCAGCAAGAATGAATGCAGGTTTAGAAGTGCTTCTATTAGAAAAATCAGCCAACCTGCTTTCTAAAGTAAGAATTAGCGGAGGAGGCAGATGCAATACAACACATGAATTATTTGATATTCCGGCCCTGGTAAAAAAATATCCCCGCGGAGAGCAATTTGTAAAAAAAGCATTTCACCAATTTAATACCAGAGACACCATTAACTGGTTTGAGGAAAGAGGCGTTAAACTTCATGCTGAAGCTGATGGAAGGATGTTTCCTGTAACAAATCAATCTGCCACCATCATTGATTGCTTATTGCGTGAAGCTGATTTATATAAAGTTAAAGTTAGTACGAACACAGGTGTACATTCCATTGTAAAAGAGGGCAATCAATGGAGAATTCTTACTGAGAAAAAGGATGTGATTATAGCAGATGCAATCTGTATTGCCTGTGGTGGACTGCCCAAATTGTCTATGTTTGATTGGTTAAAAAATACTGGACACAGTATTGTAGAACCCATCCCTTCTCTGTTTACTTTAAATATGCCCAAGCATCCTATTACAAGTTTAATGGGTGTTTCGGTTCCGAATGTTTCTTTAAAAGTAATGGGGACTAAATTAAAAGAGTCCGGTCCTTTACTCATTACTCATTGGGGCTTAAGTGGTCCTGCAGTACTTAAATTATCTGCATGGGGAGCCAGGCAACTGGCAGAACGTAACTATCATTTTGAAGTAGTTGTAAACTGGTTAGGCGAAATAAATGAAACCGCTTTAAGAAGCGAATGGTCTTTTTACCGTGAGCAAATGTCCGTTCAGAAAATAGGAAATAAATCTCCTTTCCCTTTACCAAATCGTTTATGGCATTTCTTACTACAGGAGGTAGGAATTGATACTGATACCAAGTGGGCCGAATTGAAATCTGTTCATCAGAATAAATTGATACAGCTACTGACAAATAGTATTTATTCTATTTCAGGCAAAACCACTTTTAAAGAGGAATTTGTTACCGCAGGTGGGATAATGCTTTCTGAAATCAATCCCCAGACAATGGAAAGCAGGATTGTGCCTGATCTTTATTTTGCTGGTGAAGTGATGGATGTAGATGGTATAACCGGCGGATTTAATTTTCAGCATGCCTGGACAAGTGGTTTCATTGCTGCTAGTTCCATAGCCCAAAAGTTTGCATAACTCAAAATCTTTACTTAACTTATAGCAAGAAATTATTTTCTATGCATAAAGTAAGTGATATTCTCAACCGTAAAGGTGCCCAGGTAACAGTTGTTACTCCTGATACTACCGTCATTGAAGCCCTGCGAGTTATGGCAGAAAAAAATATAGGATCGGTAGTGGTGATGGATCGTGACCGGTTTTTGGGCATTCTCACCGAACGTGATTATTCAAGGAAAGTAATTTTGATGGGTAGGCATTCCAGTGATACGCCAGTGAGTGAAATTATGAGTGCCGATTTTCCAGCGATTGCTTTAACCGATTCGGTTGAACACTGCATGCAATTAATGAGTACTAGGCATATTAGATACCTGCCAGTTATGCATAATGAGCAATTAGCTGGAATCATTAGTATGAATGATGTAGTGGCTGAGACGATTCTAAGTCAACAGCAAACTATCACACAATTAGAAAATTATTTGCAGTCATAACTGAATCATTATATAGAAGTATAAAATCTTCCTTTAAACATTTTATAGCTTCCGAAAAAAAGTATATTCTTCCCCAAAAAGCAAGACCATATATTGAATAGCAAAGAAAGTGTTCAAAATCGTAAATATTGGCACCATCCATAATGACTAATTACTTGTTGACTGCCTTTTTTGCCAATCATCAAAGAATTTGTTAATTCCATTTTAGATATATTCAGAATGCATAATTTGTTATCCACTAAACTAATTGTATGAAAAAATACCTAATCGGTTCTGCTGTGCTTCTCCTAGGTGTTAGCACTCTAGTAAATGCTCAACAGGTTCCTACGCCACCTGCAAAACCTGCAGCTGCAGATTCTTCAAAAGCCCCTGCGGCCCCTAAAAAGCCAACCGTAGCGGAAAAAACAAAAGGTAATAAAAAGCTGGAAGGTCTTTTTACGCTATACCAGGATACAACAACGGGTAGTTTACAGATGTATATCCGAAAAGATCAGCTGGATAAAGAATTCATTTATCAGAGCTTTTCAATTAGCGGGCCAACCACTTTATTTCTGAATCAGAGCATGCACAGAAATACTGCAGTGTATAAAATAAAAAAAGCCTTTGATAAACTTGAGTTCTCTGAAGTAAACACCAATTTTTATTACGATCCCAAAAATGCGGTGAGTAAGACAGCTGAAGTTGATAAGCCGGAAGCAGTTTTTTTTAATGATAAATTCAGTATTGAAGATGAGAATGGATACTTGATTAGTGTAGACGGTCTTTTTTTAAGTGAAAAAATGGATCCGGTGAAACCTCAGATGGCACCAAGCCCAATGGCTATGTTCATGTTTAATCTCGGCGGTTTAAATCCCACCAAATCAAAATATGCCGACATACGTTCCTATCCGAATAATACAGACGTAGTAGTGGATTTATCTTATGACAATCCTTCTACATTAGCTAGTGGAGGACCTGATGTTGTTGATCCCAGATATGTTCGCGTGAGAATGCAGCATAGTTTTCTTGAAATGCCTAAAAATGATTTCAGAGCAAGAAGAGATGATCCGCGTGTTGGATATTTCATGCAGCAAAGAACCAATATGACCAGTGTGAGTGCTGTTCCTTACAAGGATATGATTAACCGATGGTTTTTGAAAAAGAAAGATCCTTCTGCTGCATTAAGTGAGCCTGTTGAACCAATTGTATTTTGGGTAGAAAATACCACACCTGTTGAATACAGACAGATTATTGTTGATGCAGGTTTAAAATGGAATGAAGCATTTGAAAAAGCAGGATTTAAAAATGCAGTTCAAATGAAAATTATGCCTGATGATGCCAAATGGGATCCGGCTGATATTCGTTACAATGTAATCAGATGGGTTGCTTCTGCGCAACCTTCATATGGTGCTATTGGACCTAGTTTCGTTAATCCAAGAACAGGACAGATATTAGGCTCAGATATTACAGTTGAGTGGTATTCTGGTAGTGCAACTCCCATTCAGGATGAATTGTTCAACGGACCTTCAATGCCTCAGTTGATTTTCCCTGGTATGGAACATCAGCAAGCATTTAATTGCAATATTGGCGCTGAATTAAAAATGCAGTATTCAGCTGGTTTAACAACACTGGAAACTACCAACGCAAGTCCGGAAGAAATTAAGGCAATGCATGAACAGTTTTTAATTTATTTGATCATGCATGAAATGGGTCATACTCTTGGACTGAACCATAATATGAAAAGCAGTCAGATGCTTTCGCCTGCTGAAGTTCACAACATATCTATAACCCGTAAGATTGGATTGATTGGATCTGTAATGGATTATCCGGCAATTAATATTTCTTTAGACAGAACCAAACAGGGTGACTATTATACTACTAAAGCAGGCCCTTACGATATTTGGGCTATTGAATATGGGTATACTCCTTTTATTTCTGAAGCTGAAGAGGAAGTGATGCTAAGCAAGATTTTATCTAGAAGCAATGATCCAAAATTGGCATTTGGAAACGACGGGGATGATATGCGTGCGCCTGGTAAAGCAATTGATCCGAGAGTGAATGTAAATGATATGAGTAATGATGCTATTACTTATGCAGAAGAACGATTTAAACTGGTAAACAATGTGATGAATAAGCTGGTACAGAAATATACCAAGCCCGGGCAGTCTTTTGCAGAATTAAGATCAAGATATAGCATGTTACAGGGACAACGTAGCGGACAGATAAATGCTGTGAGCCGTTATATTGGCGGTGTATACATTGATAGAAGT is a genomic window of Sediminibacterium sp. TEGAF015 containing:
- the map gene encoding type I methionyl aminopeptidase — its product is MTRRNKEMIIYKTDAEIALMKEAAVLVSKTLAEVAKVLKPGMTTLEIDKLCANFIQKHNATSSFLNYRGYPFTICASVNDVVVHGFPNDTPLQNGDIVSIDMGVILNGWHGDHAYTFIIGDADPAAIELVKITKESLYKGIEKAIVNNRIGDIAYAIQEHTEIKHGYGVVRELVGHGLGRSLHEDPQMPNYGKRGSGPKLKENLVLAIEPMINMGSREVYTEEDGWTIKTRDGKPSVHFEHDVCIKRNKALILSDYSIIEAEEKANPHLNSSYY
- a CDS encoding CBS domain-containing protein, producing the protein MHKVSDILNRKGAQVTVVTPDTTVIEALRVMAEKNIGSVVVMDRDRFLGILTERDYSRKVILMGRHSSDTPVSEIMSADFPAIALTDSVEHCMQLMSTRHIRYLPVMHNEQLAGIISMNDVVAETILSQQQTITQLENYLQS
- a CDS encoding BaiN/RdsA family NAD(P)/FAD-dependent oxidoreductase is translated as MKKLVVVGGGAAGFFCAVNAARMNAGLEVLLLEKSANLLSKVRISGGGRCNTTHELFDIPALVKKYPRGEQFVKKAFHQFNTRDTINWFEERGVKLHAEADGRMFPVTNQSATIIDCLLREADLYKVKVSTNTGVHSIVKEGNQWRILTEKKDVIIADAICIACGGLPKLSMFDWLKNTGHSIVEPIPSLFTLNMPKHPITSLMGVSVPNVSLKVMGTKLKESGPLLITHWGLSGPAVLKLSAWGARQLAERNYHFEVVVNWLGEINETALRSEWSFYREQMSVQKIGNKSPFPLPNRLWHFLLQEVGIDTDTKWAELKSVHQNKLIQLLTNSIYSISGKTTFKEEFVTAGGIMLSEINPQTMESRIVPDLYFAGEVMDVDGITGGFNFQHAWTSGFIAASSIAQKFA
- a CDS encoding zinc-dependent metalloprotease: MKKYLIGSAVLLLGVSTLVNAQQVPTPPAKPAAADSSKAPAAPKKPTVAEKTKGNKKLEGLFTLYQDTTTGSLQMYIRKDQLDKEFIYQSFSISGPTTLFLNQSMHRNTAVYKIKKAFDKLEFSEVNTNFYYDPKNAVSKTAEVDKPEAVFFNDKFSIEDENGYLISVDGLFLSEKMDPVKPQMAPSPMAMFMFNLGGLNPTKSKYADIRSYPNNTDVVVDLSYDNPSTLASGGPDVVDPRYVRVRMQHSFLEMPKNDFRARRDDPRVGYFMQQRTNMTSVSAVPYKDMINRWFLKKKDPSAALSEPVEPIVFWVENTTPVEYRQIIVDAGLKWNEAFEKAGFKNAVQMKIMPDDAKWDPADIRYNVIRWVASAQPSYGAIGPSFVNPRTGQILGSDITVEWYSGSATPIQDELFNGPSMPQLIFPGMEHQQAFNCNIGAELKMQYSAGLTTLETTNASPEEIKAMHEQFLIYLIMHEMGHTLGLNHNMKSSQMLSPAEVHNISITRKIGLIGSVMDYPAINISLDRTKQGDYYTTKAGPYDIWAIEYGYTPFISEAEEEVMLSKILSRSNDPKLAFGNDGDDMRAPGKAIDPRVNVNDMSNDAITYAEERFKLVNNVMNKLVQKYTKPGQSFAELRSRYSMLQGQRSGQINAVSRYIGGVYIDRSFPEQNSGNKPYTPTPFATQKRAMEVLTKYVFAPNAFEADTQVFPYLQMQRRGFNQPGNGEDFKVTSNFLGLQVNGALAHILNPVTLQRINNTRLYGNEYGVVDVMGDLVKGIFDADINTNVNMYRRYLQISFVKGAAGLIAPASPLDEVSKSAALYTLRKLKTKLSAAVSPNEDTKAHRTHLIFLLDKALKAD
- the secY gene encoding preprotein translocase subunit SecY is translated as MKKLVQTFKNIWTIEELRNKIIVTLALVLTYRFGTHIVLPGIDPNKIEAAANSAKSNGLLGIFDMFAGGAFSQASILALGIMPYISASIFMQLMTILVPQLQKVQKEGESGRKKINQWTRYLTVLVTLFQAGAYVAYLNSPGYAEAILPAYKPFFWFSTVVTLTAGTLFVMWLGERIQDKGLGNGTSIIIMVGILARLPQSIIQEFGAKGVSGGGGLLIFLIEMAVLVSIIMGLIILVQGVRKIPVNYAKQIIGSRQFGGARQFLPVKVNSAGVMPIIFAQAIMFLPTLVSFTNLDSASGIVKIFNDHSNAWYMLIYSVMVIGFTFLYTALIFNPKQIAEDLKRNNGFVPGVKPGQPTADYIGAIMDKITLPGAIFLALVGILPGFAQRLGVTQGFSTFFGGTSLLIMVGVVLDTLQQIETYLLMRQYDGLMNSGRVQGRQGVTSSTI